One stretch of Cryptosporangium aurantiacum DNA includes these proteins:
- a CDS encoding glycoside hydrolase family 31 protein, producing MNALEVRFQHEVLRIEPWGADSVRVRSAREAIPSSDVGALTDPPPSGPVTIDGGKLVNGELTVLVDIPEGDGFPFPVVRFVRTSTGEELLAEEREHFWWPGARVFYGNRSGAGEVHQQFKAYPGERLYGMGQRTHGRLDHKGLALDLVQRNAEVSIPFVLSNRGYGFLWNNPAVGRVEFADNVTRWTASQARGIDYWMTAGSPAAILARYADATGHAPRLPSWASGFWQCKLRYRNQEELLSVAREHKRRGLPLEVIVTDFFHWTAMGDYKFDPAEYPDPAAMMAELSDLGVRLMVSIWPTISPLSENYETLRDGGMLVGTDQGAEFHATIRDKGMAVPMPIAFHDPTNPRTREFLWSVAKKNYFDLGVRVWWLDACEPELNPGHPANLAFHAGPGAEVANIYPRETARMFAEGMAAAGDPETVLLCRSAWAGSQKYSAAVWSGDIPATWESLRRQVRAGLSIAIAGIPWWTTDIGGFHGGDASDEDFRELIVRWFQYGAFCPLFRLHGNREPRMSTGWDMTGGPNEVWAFGDTAYPIIKSVMEMRERLRPYLHQQLDRAASEGLPAMRPLFVDFPDDEQAWDVDDQLMFGPDVLVAPVLEAGARARSVYLPRGSRWTHVWSGQVLEGGTTIEADAPLHEIPVYLRDGAVVPVAG from the coding sequence TTGAACGCACTGGAAGTGCGCTTCCAGCACGAGGTGCTCAGGATCGAACCGTGGGGCGCGGACAGCGTCCGGGTCCGTTCCGCGCGGGAGGCGATTCCGTCGTCAGACGTGGGGGCGCTGACCGACCCGCCGCCGTCCGGTCCCGTCACGATCGACGGCGGGAAGCTGGTCAACGGCGAGCTGACCGTTCTCGTGGACATCCCGGAAGGCGACGGGTTCCCCTTTCCGGTGGTGCGATTCGTACGGACGTCGACCGGCGAGGAGTTGCTGGCCGAGGAGCGTGAGCACTTCTGGTGGCCGGGTGCGCGGGTCTTCTACGGCAACCGGTCCGGCGCCGGTGAGGTGCACCAGCAGTTCAAGGCGTACCCGGGCGAGCGGCTCTACGGGATGGGCCAGCGCACCCACGGCCGCCTCGACCACAAGGGACTCGCGCTCGACCTGGTGCAGCGCAACGCCGAGGTGTCGATCCCGTTCGTGCTGAGCAACCGCGGCTACGGCTTCCTGTGGAACAACCCGGCGGTCGGGCGGGTGGAGTTCGCCGACAACGTCACCCGCTGGACGGCGTCCCAGGCGCGCGGGATCGACTACTGGATGACGGCCGGGTCGCCGGCCGCGATCTTGGCCCGATACGCGGACGCCACCGGGCACGCGCCGCGGCTGCCGTCGTGGGCGTCCGGGTTCTGGCAGTGCAAGCTGCGCTACCGGAACCAGGAGGAGCTGCTGTCCGTGGCGCGGGAGCACAAGCGCCGGGGCCTCCCGCTGGAGGTGATCGTCACCGACTTCTTCCACTGGACCGCGATGGGCGACTACAAGTTCGACCCCGCCGAGTACCCGGACCCGGCGGCGATGATGGCCGAGCTCTCCGACCTGGGCGTCCGGCTGATGGTCTCGATCTGGCCGACGATCTCGCCGCTCTCGGAGAACTACGAGACGCTGCGCGACGGCGGGATGCTGGTCGGCACCGACCAGGGGGCCGAGTTCCACGCCACGATCCGCGACAAGGGCATGGCCGTGCCGATGCCGATCGCGTTCCACGACCCGACGAACCCACGGACCCGGGAGTTCCTCTGGTCGGTCGCCAAGAAGAACTACTTCGACCTGGGCGTCCGGGTCTGGTGGCTGGACGCCTGCGAGCCGGAGCTGAACCCGGGCCACCCGGCGAACCTGGCGTTTCACGCCGGGCCGGGCGCGGAGGTCGCGAACATCTACCCGCGGGAGACCGCGCGGATGTTCGCCGAGGGGATGGCTGCCGCCGGTGACCCGGAAACCGTGCTGCTGTGCCGCTCCGCCTGGGCGGGTTCGCAGAAGTACTCGGCGGCGGTCTGGTCGGGTGACATCCCGGCCACCTGGGAATCGCTGCGCCGCCAGGTGCGGGCCGGGCTGTCGATCGCGATCGCCGGCATTCCGTGGTGGACCACCGACATCGGTGGCTTCCACGGCGGCGACGCGTCCGACGAGGACTTCCGCGAGCTGATCGTCCGGTGGTTCCAGTACGGGGCGTTCTGTCCGCTGTTCCGGCTGCACGGCAACCGCGAGCCACGGATGTCGACCGGCTGGGACATGACCGGCGGCCCGAACGAGGTGTGGGCGTTCGGGGACACCGCGTACCCGATCATCAAATCGGTGATGGAGATGCGGGAACGGCTGCGGCCGTACCTGCATCAACAGCTTGATCGAGCGGCGTCCGAGGGGCTTCCGGCCATGCGGCCGCTCTTCGTCGATTTTCCGGACGACGAACAGGCCTGGGACGTCGACGACCAGCTGATGTTCGGGCCCGACGTGCTGGTCGCACCCGTCCTGGAAGCCGGCGCCCGTGCGCGGAGCGTGTACCTGCCGCGCGGATCGCGGTGGACGCACGTCTGGAGCGGGCAGGTTCTCGAGGGCGGCACCACGATCGAGGCCGACGCTCCCCTGCACGAGATCCCGGTCTACCTCCGCGACGGAGCGGTTGTCCCCGTGGCCGGCTGA
- a CDS encoding L-rhamnose mutarotase → MQRVCLLGQVDPERLDEYRERHAAVWPEMLAALSKHGWTNYSLFLKDDGLLIGYLETEDYEAGLAGMAGEDVNARWQAEMGPFFIGLEGRRPDEGFLVVPEVFHLD, encoded by the coding sequence ATGCAGCGCGTTTGTCTTCTGGGTCAGGTTGACCCGGAACGTCTGGACGAGTATCGCGAGCGGCACGCCGCGGTCTGGCCCGAGATGCTGGCCGCGCTGTCGAAGCACGGCTGGACCAACTACTCGTTGTTCCTCAAGGACGACGGCCTCCTGATCGGTTACCTGGAGACCGAGGACTACGAAGCGGGGTTGGCCGGTATGGCCGGCGAGGACGTGAACGCCCGCTGGCAGGCCGAGATGGGCCCGTTCTTCATCGGCCTCGAGGGCCGCCGCCCCGATGAGGGCTTCCTGGTCGTCCCCGAAGTTTTCCACCTCGACTGA
- a CDS encoding bifunctional rhamnulose-1-phosphate aldolase/short-chain dehydrogenase, producing MTSETVAALLARSNRLGADPRNTNYAGGNTSAKGTEIDPVTGGPVELLWVKGSGGDLGTLKESGLAVLRLDRLHGLVDVYPGVEREDEMVAAFDYCLHGRGGAAPSIDTAMHGLVDAAHVDHLHPDSGIALATAADGEALTKECFGDKVVWIPWRRPGFQLGLDIAAVKEAHPQAIGCILGGHGITAWGATAEECEARSLEIIRTAEKFIATRGAAEPFGAVVDGFSPLPENQRHAKAAALAPVIRGLASTDKPQVGHYTDSDVVLDFLSREKLAPLAALGTSCPDHFLRTKVRPLVVDLPSTASVEEIVARLSELHAEYREEYQAYYDRHATPDSPALRGADPAIVLVPGVGMFSFGANKQTARVAGEFYVNAINVMRGAEAISTYAPIAESEKFRIEYWALEEAKLQRMPKPKALVGRVALVTGAASGIGKAIAARFAAEGACVVIADLDLEKANAAAAELGSSDVAVGVAANVTDAAGVKAAFDAAALAFGGVDLVVNNAGLSISKPLADTTEADWDLLHDVLAKGSFLVSKEAARVMTAQKMGGDILYISSKNSVFAGPNNVAYSAAKADQAHQVRLLAAELGEHGIRVNGINPDGVVRGSGIFAGGWGASRAAVYGVPEEDLGKFYAQRTLLKREVLPDHVANAAFALVGGELTHTTGLHVPVDAGVAAAFLR from the coding sequence ATGACGAGCGAGACAGTCGCCGCGCTGCTGGCGCGATCCAATCGACTGGGCGCCGACCCGCGCAACACCAACTACGCCGGCGGGAACACGTCCGCGAAGGGCACTGAGATCGACCCGGTCACCGGTGGGCCGGTCGAGCTGCTGTGGGTGAAGGGCTCCGGCGGTGACCTGGGCACGCTGAAGGAGTCCGGTCTGGCCGTGCTGCGCCTGGACCGGCTGCACGGACTCGTCGACGTCTACCCGGGCGTCGAGCGCGAGGACGAGATGGTCGCCGCGTTCGACTACTGCCTGCACGGCCGCGGGGGTGCCGCGCCGTCGATCGACACCGCGATGCACGGCCTGGTGGACGCCGCGCACGTCGACCACCTGCACCCGGACTCGGGCATCGCGCTGGCGACCGCCGCCGACGGTGAGGCGCTGACCAAGGAGTGCTTCGGCGACAAGGTCGTCTGGATCCCGTGGCGTCGCCCGGGCTTCCAGCTCGGACTGGACATCGCCGCGGTGAAGGAAGCGCACCCGCAGGCGATCGGCTGCATCCTCGGCGGGCACGGCATCACCGCCTGGGGCGCGACCGCCGAGGAGTGCGAGGCCCGCTCGCTGGAGATCATCCGCACCGCGGAGAAGTTCATCGCCACCCGCGGTGCGGCCGAGCCGTTCGGGGCCGTGGTGGATGGGTTCTCGCCGCTGCCGGAGAACCAGCGCCACGCGAAGGCCGCGGCGCTGGCCCCGGTGATCCGCGGCCTGGCGTCCACGGACAAGCCGCAGGTCGGGCACTACACCGACAGCGACGTCGTGCTCGACTTCCTGTCCCGGGAGAAGCTGGCGCCGCTGGCCGCGCTCGGCACGTCCTGCCCGGACCACTTCCTGCGCACGAAGGTCCGTCCGCTGGTCGTCGATCTTCCGAGTACGGCAAGCGTCGAGGAGATCGTGGCGCGGCTCTCCGAGCTGCACGCGGAATACCGCGAGGAGTACCAGGCCTACTACGACCGGCACGCGACGCCGGACTCGCCTGCCCTCCGTGGCGCCGACCCGGCGATCGTCCTGGTGCCGGGTGTGGGCATGTTCAGCTTCGGCGCGAACAAGCAGACCGCCCGCGTCGCCGGTGAGTTCTACGTCAACGCGATCAACGTCATGCGTGGCGCCGAGGCGATCTCCACGTACGCGCCGATCGCCGAGTCGGAGAAGTTCCGCATCGAGTACTGGGCCCTCGAGGAGGCCAAGCTCCAGCGGATGCCGAAGCCCAAGGCGCTGGTCGGCAGGGTCGCGCTGGTCACCGGCGCGGCGAGCGGCATCGGCAAGGCGATCGCGGCCCGGTTCGCCGCCGAGGGCGCGTGTGTCGTCATCGCGGATCTGGATCTGGAGAAGGCGAACGCCGCCGCGGCCGAGCTGGGCTCGTCCGATGTGGCCGTCGGCGTCGCGGCGAACGTCACCGACGCCGCGGGCGTCAAGGCCGCCTTCGACGCCGCCGCGCTCGCGTTCGGCGGTGTGGACCTGGTCGTCAACAACGCCGGCCTGTCGATCTCCAAGCCACTCGCCGACACCACCGAGGCCGACTGGGACCTGCTCCACGACGTCCTGGCCAAGGGCTCGTTCCTGGTCTCGAAGGAGGCCGCGCGGGTGATGACCGCCCAGAAGATGGGCGGCGACATCCTCTACATCTCCTCGAAGAACTCGGTCTTCGCCGGCCCGAACAACGTCGCGTACTCCGCGGCCAAGGCCGACCAGGCGCACCAGGTCCGGCTGCTCGCGGCCGAGCTGGGTGAGCACGGCATCCGGGTCAACGGCATCAACCCCGACGGCGTGGTCCGCGGCTCCGGCATCTTCGCCGGTGGCTGGGGCGCCTCCCGGGCGGCCGTCTACGGCGTGCCGGAGGAGGACCTGGGCAAGTTCTACGCCCAGCGGACGCTGCTCAAGCGTGAGGTCCTGCCCGACCACGTCGCCAACGCCGCGTTCGCGCTGGTCGGCGGCGAGCTGACGCACACCACCGGCCTGCACGTCCCGGTCGACGCAGGCGTCGCGGCAGCGTTCTTGCGATGA
- a CDS encoding metallophosphoesterase family protein: MGNLLAVSDLHVGYKENRDVVRSLRPLAEDDWLIVAGDVAERLEHVAWTLKVLTLSFSTVIWAPGNHELWTSPKDPDALRGATKYDALVEMCRALGVLTPEDPYPTWDGGAEPITVASLFTLYDYSFRAEGLTAEQALAQAYDAGIVATDEALLHPDPFPSRAEWCRARVEHTRARLDAELPEDQRTVLVSHWPLHPTPTKRLRYPEFAQWCGTTLTADWHLRYRAAVAVYGHLHIPLRDVVDGVPFQEVSLGYPREWKPRSRPHGLPRLILPAATP; this comes from the coding sequence ATGGGGAACCTGCTCGCCGTCAGCGACCTGCACGTCGGATACAAGGAGAACAGGGACGTCGTCCGGTCGCTGCGTCCTCTCGCCGAGGACGACTGGCTGATCGTCGCCGGGGACGTCGCCGAGCGGCTGGAGCACGTCGCCTGGACGCTCAAGGTGCTGACGCTCTCGTTCTCCACGGTGATCTGGGCACCCGGCAACCACGAGCTGTGGACGTCGCCCAAGGACCCGGACGCGCTGCGCGGAGCAACGAAGTACGACGCGCTGGTGGAGATGTGCCGCGCGCTCGGTGTACTGACCCCGGAGGATCCGTACCCGACGTGGGACGGCGGCGCGGAGCCGATCACGGTCGCGTCGCTGTTCACGCTCTACGACTACTCGTTCCGGGCCGAGGGCCTCACCGCCGAGCAGGCGCTGGCGCAGGCCTACGACGCCGGGATCGTGGCCACCGACGAGGCGCTGCTGCACCCGGACCCGTTTCCCAGCCGTGCGGAGTGGTGCCGCGCCCGGGTGGAGCACACCCGGGCCCGGCTCGACGCCGAGCTGCCGGAGGATCAGCGGACCGTGCTGGTGTCGCACTGGCCCCTGCACCCGACGCCGACCAAGCGACTGCGGTACCCCGAGTTCGCCCAGTGGTGCGGAACGACGCTCACCGCCGACTGGCACCTGCGGTACCGGGCGGCGGTGGCGGTCTACGGGCACCTGCACATCCCGCTGCGGGACGTCGTCGACGGGGTGCCGTTCCAGGAGGTTTCGCTCGGCTACCCCCGCGAGTGGAAACCGCGGTCCCGCCCCCACGGCCTGCCCCGCCTGATCCTCCCCGCCGCTACTCCCTGA
- a CDS encoding LutC/YkgG family protein: MTSAKDEIFARLRAAVAEHPGRGAGGLPRDYRGAGGVDGPVDLDLLVERLEDYKATVRRTTSAGLAATVAAALRDRGVRRLVAPAGLPEEWLGAVDGVEFVADSADLGPHDLDTVDGVITSSAVTIVATGTIVLDAGPGQGRRALSLVPDYHLCVVLGDTVVDGVPAAVARLDATRPQTWISGPSATSDIELNRVEGVHGPRTLEVIVVA, encoded by the coding sequence ATGACGAGCGCGAAGGACGAGATCTTCGCCCGGCTCCGGGCGGCCGTGGCCGAACACCCGGGGCGGGGCGCCGGGGGCCTGCCGCGCGACTACCGGGGCGCCGGGGGAGTTGACGGCCCGGTCGACCTGGATCTGCTCGTCGAGCGGCTGGAGGACTACAAGGCGACGGTTCGCCGCACCACGTCCGCGGGGCTTGCCGCCACCGTGGCCGCGGCGCTGCGTGATCGCGGGGTGCGGCGGCTGGTCGCCCCGGCGGGGCTGCCGGAGGAGTGGCTCGGGGCCGTCGACGGCGTGGAGTTCGTCGCCGACTCCGCGGACCTCGGGCCGCACGATCTGGACACCGTGGACGGGGTGATCACCTCGTCCGCGGTGACGATCGTCGCGACCGGCACGATCGTGCTGGACGCCGGGCCGGGCCAGGGGCGGCGTGCGCTGTCGCTGGTGCCGGATTATCACCTGTGTGTCGTCCTGGGCGACACCGTTGTCGACGGCGTACCCGCCGCCGTCGCGCGGTTGGACGCCACGCGTCCGCAGACCTGGATTAGCGGCCCGTCGGCGACGAGCGACATCGAGCTCAATCGCGTCGAAGGCGTCCACGGCCCCCGCACCCTCGAAGTGATCGTCGTCGCGTAG
- the rhaI gene encoding L-rhamnose isomerase — protein sequence MTEVLNSQHIELPSWAFGNSGTRFKVFAQAGVPRDPYEKIADAAQVHKYTGAAPTVALHIPWDKVDDYADLARHAKDLGVAIGTINSNVFQDDDYMLGSVTNPDPRVRRKATDHLLECVDVMDQTGSRDLKLWFSDGINYPGQDDIRARQDRLATALAEVYARLGDDQRMLLEYKLFEPAFYATDVPDWGTAYAHTLALGEKAVVCVDTGHHAPSTNIEFIVAFLLRANKLGAFDFNSRFYADDDLMVGAADPFQLFRILFEVLRGGGFDREHGALDEIAFMLDQCHNIEPKIPGQIRSVMNVQEATAKALLVDREALAAAQAEGDVLGANAVFMDAYNTDVRPLLASLREEKGLDPDPMGAYKRSGYAEKIVAERVGGTQAGWGA from the coding sequence GTGACCGAAGTACTCAACAGCCAGCACATCGAGCTGCCTTCCTGGGCGTTCGGCAACTCGGGGACCCGGTTCAAGGTGTTCGCCCAGGCCGGCGTCCCGCGCGACCCGTACGAGAAGATCGCCGACGCCGCCCAGGTGCACAAGTACACCGGTGCCGCCCCGACCGTCGCGCTGCACATCCCGTGGGACAAGGTCGACGACTACGCCGACCTGGCCCGCCACGCCAAGGACCTCGGCGTCGCGATCGGCACGATCAACTCGAACGTGTTCCAGGACGACGACTACATGCTCGGTAGCGTCACGAACCCGGACCCGCGCGTGCGGCGCAAGGCGACCGATCACCTGCTCGAGTGCGTCGATGTCATGGACCAGACCGGCTCCCGTGACCTGAAGCTGTGGTTCTCCGACGGCATCAACTACCCGGGCCAGGACGACATCCGCGCCCGGCAGGACCGCCTGGCCACCGCACTGGCGGAGGTGTACGCGCGGCTCGGTGACGACCAGCGGATGCTGCTGGAGTACAAGCTGTTCGAGCCGGCGTTCTACGCCACCGACGTGCCGGACTGGGGCACCGCCTACGCGCACACGCTGGCGCTCGGTGAGAAGGCCGTGGTCTGCGTCGACACCGGGCACCACGCCCCGTCGACCAACATCGAGTTCATCGTCGCGTTCCTGCTGCGGGCGAACAAGCTCGGCGCGTTCGACTTCAACTCCCGCTTCTACGCCGACGACGACCTGATGGTCGGTGCGGCGGACCCGTTCCAGCTGTTCCGGATCCTGTTCGAGGTGCTGCGCGGCGGCGGCTTCGACCGCGAGCACGGCGCGCTGGACGAGATCGCGTTCATGCTCGACCAGTGCCACAACATCGAGCCGAAGATCCCCGGCCAGATCCGCTCGGTGATGAACGTCCAGGAAGCCACCGCCAAGGCGCTACTCGTCGACCGGGAGGCGCTCGCCGCGGCCCAGGCCGAGGGTGACGTGCTCGGTGCGAACGCGGTCTTCATGGACGCCTACAACACCGACGTGCGGCCGCTGCTGGCTTCGCTGCGCGAGGAGAAGGGGCTGGACCCGGACCCGATGGGGGCCTACAAGCGGTCCGGTTACGCCGAGAAGATCGTCGCCGAGCGCGTCGGTGGGACCCAGGCCGGTTGGGGAGCCTGA
- a CDS encoding (Fe-S)-binding protein has protein sequence MRVALFLTCFNDTIFPDTGKAVVRLLERLGHTVDFPLAQTCCGQMHFNTGYQREAIPLARNFVDVFGEYDAVVAPSGSCAGMVRHFYPRLAAVSGSASFADDVEAIRPRVYELSEFLIDVAKVEDVGAYFPHRVTYHPTCHSLRMLHVDDKPLRLLRNVRGLELLELGGAEECCGFGGTFALKNAETSTAMLADKVRHVLDTGAEICAAGDNSCLMHIGGGLSRLRTGVGTLHLAEILASTESEPYGVVS, from the coding sequence GTGCGAGTTGCCCTGTTTTTGACGTGCTTCAACGACACCATCTTCCCGGACACCGGGAAGGCGGTGGTACGGCTGCTGGAGCGGCTCGGCCACACCGTGGATTTCCCGCTGGCCCAGACGTGCTGCGGCCAGATGCACTTCAACACCGGGTACCAGCGCGAGGCGATCCCGCTGGCCCGGAACTTCGTCGACGTGTTCGGTGAGTACGACGCGGTCGTGGCACCGTCCGGGTCGTGTGCCGGGATGGTGCGGCACTTCTACCCGCGGCTCGCCGCGGTGTCGGGGAGCGCCTCGTTCGCCGACGACGTGGAAGCGATTCGGCCGCGGGTGTACGAGCTGAGCGAGTTCCTGATCGACGTCGCGAAGGTCGAGGACGTCGGCGCGTACTTCCCGCACCGCGTCACCTACCACCCGACCTGCCACTCGCTGCGGATGCTGCACGTCGACGACAAGCCGCTGCGGCTGCTGCGTAACGTCCGCGGGCTGGAGTTGCTCGAGCTCGGCGGTGCCGAGGAGTGCTGCGGGTTCGGCGGGACGTTCGCGCTGAAGAACGCCGAGACCTCGACCGCGATGCTGGCCGACAAGGTCCGGCACGTCCTCGACACCGGCGCCGAGATCTGCGCGGCGGGCGACAACTCGTGCCTGATGCACATCGGGGGCGGCCTGTCCCGGCTGCGGACCGGCGTCGGCACCCTGCACCTGGCCGAGATCCTCGCGTCCACCGAGTCCGAGCCGTACGGGGTGGTTTCGTGA
- a CDS encoding rhamnulokinase, with protein MTSLFAAVDLGASSGRVVAGRVGPETLELTEGHRFVNEPVRLAGTLHWNVAGLYAEILRGLRFLGRDHGVPTSIGVDSWAVDYGLLDDAGALLGPPVHYRDERTEGVAEEINRRLGPDALYQRTGLQILPFNTIYQLVAARDTAAYRAAHDLLLVPDLIGYWLTGARGAEVTNASTTQLLDVHTRTWDTALASSLGLRPELLPALRQPGESLGGLREDVATEVGFDAPVVAVASHDTASAVIGVPAVGDRFAYISCGTWGLAGLELDRPVLSSASREANFTNEAGIDGTVRYLRNVMGLWLLQESVRWWERSGLPADLPTLLADAAGVPAGRTVIDVDDARFLPPGDMPGRIAAYAAETGQPVPSAPDEIVRCILDSLALAFRRTLREAADLASHDVDVVHIVGGGARNALLCQLTADATGLPVVAGPVEATALGNVLVQARAAGLIADLSDARRLLAATQATVRYEPRPGIDWDSLAGRLASSIAKV; from the coding sequence ATGACGTCACTGTTCGCAGCGGTCGACCTCGGCGCGTCCTCCGGACGCGTCGTGGCCGGCCGGGTCGGGCCGGAGACACTGGAGCTGACCGAGGGGCACCGGTTCGTCAACGAGCCGGTGCGCCTGGCCGGGACGCTGCACTGGAACGTCGCCGGCCTGTACGCCGAGATCCTGCGCGGCCTGCGGTTCCTCGGCCGCGACCACGGCGTTCCGACGTCGATCGGCGTCGACTCGTGGGCTGTCGACTACGGCCTGCTGGACGACGCCGGCGCGCTGCTCGGGCCCCCGGTGCACTACCGGGACGAGCGGACCGAGGGCGTCGCCGAGGAGATCAATCGTCGACTGGGGCCGGACGCGCTCTACCAGCGGACCGGCCTGCAGATCCTGCCGTTCAACACGATCTACCAGCTGGTCGCCGCGCGCGACACGGCGGCGTACCGGGCCGCTCACGACCTGCTGCTGGTGCCGGACCTGATCGGGTACTGGCTCACCGGGGCGCGCGGCGCGGAGGTCACCAACGCGTCCACCACCCAGCTGCTCGACGTCCATACCCGGACGTGGGACACCGCGCTGGCCTCGTCGCTGGGCCTGCGTCCCGAGCTCCTACCGGCGCTCCGGCAGCCGGGGGAGTCGCTCGGCGGGCTCCGGGAGGACGTGGCCACCGAGGTCGGGTTCGACGCCCCGGTCGTTGCCGTGGCGTCGCACGACACCGCTTCCGCGGTGATCGGCGTCCCCGCGGTGGGCGACCGCTTCGCGTACATCTCGTGCGGAACGTGGGGCCTGGCCGGGCTGGAGCTCGACCGCCCGGTGCTCTCGTCGGCGAGCCGGGAAGCCAACTTCACCAACGAAGCCGGGATCGACGGCACGGTCCGGTACCTGCGGAACGTGATGGGTCTCTGGCTGCTGCAGGAGTCGGTGCGGTGGTGGGAGCGCTCAGGTTTGCCTGCCGATCTGCCGACGCTGCTCGCGGACGCGGCGGGGGTCCCCGCGGGTCGCACGGTGATCGACGTCGACGATGCCCGCTTCCTCCCGCCGGGTGACATGCCGGGCCGGATCGCCGCCTACGCCGCGGAGACCGGTCAGCCGGTGCCGAGCGCGCCCGACGAGATCGTCCGCTGCATCCTCGACAGCTTGGCGCTGGCGTTCCGCCGCACGCTGCGGGAGGCCGCCGACCTGGCGTCGCACGACGTCGACGTCGTCCACATCGTGGGTGGCGGAGCGCGCAACGCGCTGCTCTGCCAGCTGACCGCGGACGCGACCGGCCTGCCGGTCGTGGCCGGCCCGGTCGAGGCGACCGCGCTCGGCAACGTGCTCGTGCAGGCCCGTGCTGCCGGGCTGATCGCCGATCTGTCGGACGCCAGGCGCCTGCTCGCCGCCACTCAGGCGACAGTTCGCTACGAACCCCGGCCCGGCATCGACTGGGACAGCCTCGCGGGCCGGCTGGCCTCGAGCATCGCTAAGGTATGA
- a CDS encoding LutB/LldF family L-lactate oxidation iron-sulfur protein has product MTTFLGMPPVGQGRLHGRPFPGEARNALGNDQQRANLRKATGTIRGKRAAVVGELDDWEELRLAGAAIKDQVLYDLPALLQQFEEAFTAAGGVVHWARDAAEAGSIVTGLVQDAGAKHVLKVKSMATQEIELNEVLEAAGITARETDLAELIVQLGHDQPSHILVPAIHRNRAEIREIFRREIPGVDPELSDSPADLAGAARTYLREQFLDATVAISGANFAIADTGTLCVVESEGNGRMCVTLPKTLISVVGIEKLLPTWQDLEVFLQLLPRSSTGERMNPYTSFWTGVTEGDGPSNVHVVLIDNGRTRVLADEIGRQALRCIRCSACLNVCPVYERVGGHAYGSVYPGPIGAILSPMLTGFGDHGSINTTLPYASSLCGACFEACPVRIDIPEVLVHLRAGAVDAKREKKLPTAERLAMKALGWVFEKPSRLAAAQKAGWAGSAPLGGRSGRIGALPGPLVGKWTSARDAPTVPKESFRAWWKKNHS; this is encoded by the coding sequence GTGACTACGTTCCTCGGTATGCCGCCGGTCGGACAGGGGCGCCTGCACGGTCGGCCGTTCCCCGGCGAGGCCCGGAACGCGCTCGGCAACGACCAGCAGCGTGCGAACCTGCGCAAGGCCACCGGCACGATCCGCGGCAAGCGCGCGGCCGTGGTCGGCGAGCTCGACGACTGGGAGGAGCTGCGCCTCGCCGGCGCCGCGATCAAGGACCAGGTCCTCTACGACCTGCCGGCGCTGCTCCAACAGTTCGAGGAAGCGTTCACGGCGGCCGGGGGCGTCGTGCACTGGGCGCGGGACGCCGCCGAGGCGGGTTCGATCGTCACCGGGCTCGTGCAGGACGCCGGCGCGAAGCACGTGCTGAAGGTCAAGTCGATGGCCACCCAGGAGATCGAGCTCAACGAGGTGCTGGAGGCCGCCGGGATCACCGCGCGGGAGACCGACCTCGCCGAGCTGATCGTCCAGCTCGGACACGACCAGCCCTCGCACATCCTGGTGCCCGCGATCCACCGCAACCGGGCCGAGATCCGGGAGATCTTCCGCCGCGAGATCCCGGGTGTTGATCCGGAGCTGTCCGACAGCCCCGCGGATCTCGCGGGTGCGGCGCGGACCTACCTGCGGGAGCAGTTCCTCGACGCCACCGTGGCGATCTCCGGCGCGAACTTCGCGATCGCCGACACCGGCACGCTCTGCGTCGTCGAGTCCGAGGGCAACGGCCGGATGTGCGTCACGCTGCCGAAGACGCTGATCTCGGTCGTCGGCATCGAGAAGCTGCTGCCGACCTGGCAGGACCTCGAGGTGTTCCTGCAGCTGCTGCCCCGGTCGTCCACCGGGGAGCGGATGAACCCGTACACCTCGTTCTGGACCGGCGTCACCGAGGGCGACGGCCCGTCGAACGTGCACGTCGTGCTGATCGACAACGGTCGGACGCGGGTCCTCGCCGACGAGATCGGACGCCAGGCGCTGCGCTGTATCCGGTGCTCGGCGTGCCTGAACGTGTGCCCGGTGTACGAGCGGGTCGGCGGGCACGCGTACGGGTCGGTGTACCCGGGGCCGATCGGCGCGATCCTGTCGCCGATGCTCACCGGGTTCGGGGACCACGGTTCGATCAACACGACGTTGCCCTACGCGTCCTCGCTATGCGGGGCCTGTTTCGAGGCGTGCCCGGTGCGGATCGACATCCCCGAGGTGCTCGTCCACCTGCGAGCCGGGGCGGTCGACGCGAAGCGCGAGAAGAAGCTCCCGACCGCCGAGCGGCTGGCGATGAAGGCGCTGGGCTGGGTGTTCGAGAAGCCGTCGAGGCTGGCCGCGGCGCAGAAGGCGGGCTGGGCCGGGTCGGCGCCGCTCGGTGGCAGGAGTGGTCGCATCGGAGCCTTGCCCGGGCCGCTGGTCGGCAAGTGGACGTCGGCGAGGGACGCACCGACCGTACCGAAGGAGAGCTTCCGGGCCTGGTGGAAGAAGAACCACTCATGA